A region from the uncultured Holophaga sp. genome encodes:
- a CDS encoding ACT domain-containing protein gives MKAVITVLGCDRVGIIAGVTAVLAETNTNILDISQTIMGELFTMIMMVDTATTALDCRELQEKLAAKGQELGVEIRLQREDIFKSMHRI, from the coding sequence ATGAAAGCAGTCATCACCGTCCTGGGTTGTGATCGCGTGGGCATCATCGCCGGTGTGACGGCTGTCCTGGCCGAGACGAACACGAACATCCTGGACATCTCCCAGACCATCATGGGAGAGCTCTTCACCATGATCATGATGGTGGACACCGCCACCACCGCCCTGGACTGCCGGGAACTGCAGGAGAAGCTCGCCGCCAAAGGGCAGGAGCTGGGGGTGGAGATCCGGCTCCAGAGGGAAGACATCTTCAAGAGCATGCACCGCATCTGA
- a CDS encoding PFL family protein: MFNINEIVETNSMIDQENLDIRTITMGISLRDCAAESSLTSRRRIYDKITSCAEKLVKTGEEIEREFGIPIINKRISVTPISIVAESSDEQNYTRFAETLDRAAKEVGVNFIGGFSALVHKGYTRGDRALVKALPEALSTTERVCASVNVATTKAGINMDAVRDMGMIIKEAAELSGDRGALACAKLVVFANVPEDNPFMAGAFHGVGEPECVINVGVSGPGVVANAVKRTQGQDFGAVSEAIKRTAFKITRVGQLVAQEASQRLGVPFGIVDLSLAPTPAVGDSVAHILEAMGLEKCGGPGTTAALALLNDAVKKGGVMASSYVGGLSGAFIPVSEDAGMIEAALCGALTLEKLEAMTCVCSVGLDMICVPGDTSASTLSAIIADEVAIGMVNHKTTAVRIIPAPGTQVGDVVEFGGLLGSGPVMRVNPYSARDFILRGGRIPAPLQSLKN, translated from the coding sequence ATGTTTAATATCAATGAGATCGTCGAAACCAACAGCATGATCGACCAGGAGAACCTGGACATCCGCACGATCACGATGGGCATCTCGCTGCGGGACTGCGCGGCGGAGAGCTCTCTGACCTCCCGGCGCCGGATCTACGACAAGATCACGAGCTGTGCCGAAAAGCTGGTGAAGACCGGGGAGGAGATCGAGCGGGAGTTCGGCATTCCCATCATCAACAAGCGCATCTCGGTGACGCCCATCTCCATCGTGGCCGAAAGCAGCGATGAGCAGAACTACACCCGCTTCGCCGAGACCCTGGACAGGGCGGCGAAGGAGGTGGGGGTCAACTTCATCGGAGGCTTCTCGGCTCTGGTCCACAAGGGCTACACCCGGGGCGACCGCGCCTTGGTGAAGGCGCTCCCTGAAGCCCTCTCCACCACCGAGAGGGTGTGCGCTTCGGTCAATGTCGCCACCACCAAGGCCGGCATCAACATGGATGCGGTGCGGGACATGGGCATGATCATCAAGGAGGCGGCCGAGCTCTCCGGAGACCGTGGTGCCCTGGCCTGCGCCAAACTGGTGGTCTTCGCCAATGTGCCCGAGGACAACCCGTTCATGGCCGGTGCCTTCCATGGGGTCGGCGAGCCGGAGTGCGTCATCAACGTGGGCGTCAGCGGGCCCGGTGTCGTGGCCAATGCGGTCAAGCGGACCCAGGGACAGGACTTCGGGGCGGTCTCCGAGGCCATCAAGAGGACCGCCTTCAAGATCACCCGCGTGGGGCAGCTGGTGGCTCAGGAAGCCTCTCAGCGCCTGGGGGTCCCCTTCGGCATCGTGGACCTCTCCCTGGCACCCACTCCGGCAGTGGGAGACAGTGTGGCCCACATTCTGGAGGCCATGGGTCTGGAGAAGTGCGGCGGACCCGGCACCACAGCGGCTCTGGCCCTGCTCAATGATGCGGTCAAGAAGGGTGGTGTGATGGCCTCTTCCTATGTGGGGGGGCTTTCCGGGGCCTTCATCCCGGTGAGCGAGGATGCGGGCATGATCGAAGCCGCCCTCTGCGGGGCCCTGACCCTGGAGAAGCTGGAGGCCATGACCTGCGTATGCTCTGTGGGCCTGGACATGATCTGCGTCCCCGGGGACACCAGCGCCTCCACCCTTTCGGCCATCATCGCCGACGAGGTGGCCATCGGCATGGTCAACCACAAGACCACCGCGGTGCGCATCATCCCGGCCCCCGGGACCCAGGTGGGGGATGTGGTGGAGTTCGGCGGCCTGCTGGGTTCGGGGCCGGTCATGCGGGTGAATCCCTACTCCGCCCGGGACTTCATCCTGCGGGGTGGCCGGATTCCTGCACCGCTGCAGAGTCTGAAGAACTGA
- a CDS encoding carboxymuconolactone decarboxylase family protein has translation MTAPTMSRYERGWKKLQEIDGEAGEKVVASLADLAPDFARLLIEFPFGDIYSRPQLDLKSREIAVVAALTAMGHAAPQLKVHLHGALNVGCTREEVLEVIMQMAVYAGFPAALNGLQVAREVFSERGI, from the coding sequence ATGACAGCCCCCACCATGAGCCGCTACGAGCGCGGTTGGAAAAAGCTTCAGGAGATCGACGGAGAGGCCGGAGAGAAGGTCGTGGCCTCCCTGGCCGATTTGGCCCCGGACTTCGCCCGGCTTCTCATCGAGTTCCCCTTCGGGGACATCTACAGTCGTCCCCAACTGGACCTCAAATCCCGGGAGATCGCCGTGGTAGCTGCTCTGACGGCGATGGGCCATGCAGCGCCCCAGCTGAAGGTCCACCTCCATGGCGCCCTGAACGTGGGCTGCACCCGGGAGGAGGTCCTGGAAGTCATCATGCAGATGGCTGTCTATGCGGGCTTCCCGGCGGCCCTCAACGGTCTCCAGGTGGCCCGGGAGGTCTTCAGCGAACGGGGCATCTGA
- a CDS encoding tetratricopeptide repeat protein, giving the protein MPRPWLRLLDPEINDLQHVSARSQVDSLRLARALNARSRHEEAAEVLDLLLAENRRDGEIWFERLLAIGEVPDPEELIPLLEDLEALVAEQPAKAAHLRNLGYLKLILEEDGEADLRRAMELDGQDARTMELLGLLALRHGDPTEARACLLKALTLDPKDARTLRLLGLACEQLDDPRGAESHYTASLDVNPSFFWGWHSLGELFIKQEELVDGLRCIHRARSLMPRELNSYFILAELFSEQGHLEMALAEMHKVVLLAPGRSALAEAFSLMGELRKDMGDADTATSYFTLAAETNPDDPKPWCAMGDFAREEERWEDAQRCYREALARDPEAADIQVQLGYVLMHNGHCAESEKAFLSALEADPGEYSAFLGLAECHRTMGRQDEQHRMVARAMELAPEDPDVWNAYGVALEVRKHPVEATEAYEKALTFAPFHRKAANNLGFLLEKRMAEGEAELKPKAVEAWKRRLLICRDEGQSLKMATEHLEKLGVPSATIENWLQNETGNTL; this is encoded by the coding sequence ATGCCCCGACCCTGGCTCCGGCTTCTGGATCCCGAAATCAACGATCTGCAGCATGTCTCTGCGCGCTCGCAGGTGGACAGCCTGCGTCTCGCCCGGGCCCTGAACGCGCGCAGCCGCCACGAGGAGGCTGCGGAAGTGCTGGATCTCCTCCTGGCCGAAAACCGCCGCGATGGGGAGATCTGGTTTGAGCGTCTGCTGGCCATCGGCGAGGTCCCGGACCCGGAGGAGCTCATCCCCCTCCTGGAGGACCTTGAGGCCCTGGTGGCGGAACAACCCGCCAAGGCCGCCCACCTGCGCAACCTGGGCTACCTCAAGCTCATCCTCGAGGAGGATGGGGAAGCGGATCTCAGGCGCGCCATGGAGCTTGATGGCCAGGATGCCAGGACCATGGAGCTCCTGGGACTCCTCGCCCTGCGCCATGGCGATCCCACGGAGGCCCGGGCCTGCCTGCTCAAGGCCCTCACCCTGGATCCCAAGGACGCCCGCACCCTGAGGCTCCTGGGCCTGGCCTGCGAGCAGCTCGACGACCCCAGGGGCGCCGAGAGCCACTACACTGCATCCCTGGACGTCAACCCTTCCTTCTTCTGGGGCTGGCACAGCCTCGGTGAGCTCTTCATCAAGCAGGAGGAACTGGTGGACGGCCTGCGCTGCATCCACCGGGCCCGCTCCCTCATGCCCAGGGAACTCAACAGCTACTTCATCCTGGCCGAGCTCTTCTCCGAACAGGGCCACCTGGAGATGGCCCTGGCGGAGATGCACAAGGTGGTTCTGCTCGCTCCCGGGAGATCGGCCCTGGCGGAGGCCTTCTCCCTCATGGGCGAACTCCGGAAGGACATGGGTGACGCCGACACCGCCACCTCGTACTTCACCCTTGCAGCCGAGACCAACCCCGATGATCCCAAGCCCTGGTGTGCCATGGGTGACTTCGCCCGGGAGGAGGAGCGCTGGGAGGATGCCCAGCGCTGCTACCGCGAGGCCCTCGCCCGCGACCCCGAGGCCGCCGACATCCAGGTGCAACTGGGCTATGTACTGATGCACAACGGGCACTGCGCCGAATCGGAGAAGGCCTTCCTGTCCGCCCTGGAGGCCGACCCGGGGGAGTACAGCGCCTTCCTGGGCCTGGCCGAGTGCCACCGCACCATGGGCAGGCAGGACGAGCAGCACCGCATGGTGGCCCGGGCCATGGAGCTGGCCCCTGAGGACCCGGATGTCTGGAACGCCTACGGCGTGGCCCTGGAAGTCCGCAAGCACCCCGTGGAGGCCACGGAAGCCTATGAAAAGGCCCTGACCTTCGCCCCCTTCCACCGGAAGGCCGCCAACAACCTCGGATTCTTGCTGGAGAAACGCATGGCGGAAGGGGAGGCTGAGCTCAAACCCAAGGCCGTCGAAGCCTGGAAACGGCGCCTCCTGATCTGCAGAGACGAGGGGCAGAGCCTCAAGATGGCCACCGAGCACCTGGAGAAGCTGGGCGTCCCGTCCGCCACCATTGAGAACTGGCTCCAGAACGAGACCGGCAACACCCTGTAG
- the ruvA gene encoding Holliday junction branch migration protein RuvA, with product MIGRLRGTLIRKHPNRAMVECAGVGYLCAISLGTYGMLPEEGQEAILHTELILRENELSLIGFATIPEQELYRLLVKVDGVGPKLALAALGALPLEELIQAVRGRDVKTLTRIPGIGKKTAEKLCFELSEKLGGLTGLEGLEGLPTSTDTWESDLRSALTNLGFKEDLVLPVIRELKQERPPLDQAIRQALKALQR from the coding sequence GCGGGACCCTCATTCGCAAACACCCCAACCGGGCCATGGTGGAGTGCGCCGGGGTGGGCTACCTCTGCGCCATCTCCCTGGGAACCTACGGAATGCTCCCGGAAGAGGGCCAGGAGGCCATCCTCCACACCGAGCTCATCCTCAGGGAGAACGAGCTCTCCCTCATCGGCTTCGCCACTATCCCCGAGCAGGAGCTCTACCGGCTGCTGGTGAAGGTGGATGGCGTCGGCCCTAAGCTAGCCCTCGCCGCCCTGGGCGCCCTGCCCCTCGAAGAGCTCATCCAGGCGGTGCGCGGCCGCGATGTGAAGACCCTCACCCGGATTCCCGGGATCGGCAAGAAGACCGCCGAGAAGCTCTGCTTCGAGCTTTCGGAGAAGCTGGGGGGCCTCACCGGGCTCGAAGGACTGGAGGGCCTCCCCACCAGCACCGACACCTGGGAGTCGGACCTGCGCTCGGCCCTCACCAATCTGGGATTCAAGGAGGACTTGGTCCTGCCGGTGATCCGAGAGCTGAAGCAGGAGCGCCCCCCTCTCGACCAGGCCATCCGCCAGGCCCTCAAGGCCCTGCAGCGCTGA